A single window of Brevundimonas vitisensis DNA harbors:
- a CDS encoding CarD family transcriptional regulator, translated as MTTKTGLEFKVGDAVVYPAHGVGKVAAVETQEVAGMSLEVYVVTFDHEKMTLRVPTKKAKTAGLRSLAADDVVTKALTTLKGRARIKRTMWSRRAQEYEAKINSGDLISIAEVVRDLHRADSQPEQSYSERQLYESALDRMAREVAAANRIDKTAAVELLAKSLSAKKAVAPAAPEADAEAEAEAA; from the coding sequence ATGACGACGAAGACGGGTCTGGAATTCAAGGTCGGCGACGCGGTCGTCTATCCGGCGCACGGTGTCGGCAAGGTCGCGGCCGTTGAGACGCAGGAAGTCGCGGGCATGTCCCTTGAGGTCTATGTCGTGACCTTCGACCATGAAAAGATGACGCTGCGCGTCCCCACCAAAAAGGCCAAGACGGCCGGTCTGCGTTCCCTGGCCGCCGATGACGTGGTCACCAAGGCTCTGACGACGCTCAAGGGCCGCGCCCGCATCAAGCGCACCATGTGGTCGCGCCGGGCCCAGGAATACGAAGCCAAGATCAATTCCGGCGACCTGATCTCGATCGCCGAAGTTGTGCGCGACCTGCACCGTGCCGACAGCCAGCCGGAACAGTCCTATTCGGAGCGCCAGCTGTATGAATCGGCCCTGGACCGTATGGCCCGCGAAGTCGCTGCCGCCAACCGGATCGACAAGACGGCTGCGGTCGAACTGCTGGCCAAATCGCTGAGCGCCAAAAAGGCCGTCGCGCCGGCGGCCCCTGAAGCCGACGCCGAAGCCGAGGCCGAAGCGGCCTGA
- the katG gene encoding catalase/peroxidase HPI has translation MDGNAGGPSPLHDPKKEPAALRSLLGRTNRDWWPNHLSVDILHQQGKTGDPMGDDFDYVEAFNKIDYEGLKRDLHALMTDSQPWWPADYGHYGPFFIRMAWHSAGTYRTGDGRGGGGAGQQRFAPLNSWPDNGNLDKARRLLWPIKQKYGASLSWADLMILAGNVAIESMGGPVFGFGGGRADVWEPEKDVYWGTEEKWVGEEGNETRIQPDKEMVLEDPLAAIQMGLIYVNPEGPGGVADALQSARDIRITFERMGMNDVETAALTAGGHTFGKAHGAGDAKLVGVSPEGADIAQQGLGWVSGHESGIGDHTITSGIEGAWTPTPITWDMSYFDMLLDHDYELVRSPAGAKQWQPVGNPDDTLAPAAHTPGKRVPTMMTTADMAFKFDPEYRKVMEAFRADPAYFADQFARAWFKLCHRDMGPKIRYHGPEVPAEDLIWQDPIPAHTGPELTEADIAALKGHIAASGLSVADLVRTAWASASTWRGSDHRGGANGARIRLEPQRSWDVNEPEKLDRVLKVYEGIQAASGLNVSIADLIVLGGSVGVEQAIKAAGHDIEVPFTPGRTDASAEQTDAESFKVLEPRADGFRNYLQVRFNVPTEELLVDRSQLLGLTAPQMTVLVGGLRVLGINHKDSKDGVLTNRPGQLTNDFFVNLLDMGTAWKQVDGHGDETFVGTDRDTGEHRWTATRTDLVFGANSQLRALAEVYASADAGEKFVRDFVKAWVQVMENDRYDLPKARLRAQKLAA, from the coding sequence ATGGATGGAAACGCCGGTGGACCCTCGCCTCTCCACGATCCCAAGAAGGAGCCGGCCGCGCTGCGGTCGCTTTTGGGCCGGACCAATCGCGACTGGTGGCCGAACCACCTTTCCGTCGACATCCTGCACCAGCAGGGCAAGACCGGCGATCCGATGGGTGACGACTTCGACTATGTCGAGGCGTTCAACAAGATCGATTACGAGGGTCTGAAGCGCGACCTGCACGCTCTGATGACCGACAGCCAGCCCTGGTGGCCGGCGGACTATGGCCACTATGGCCCCTTCTTCATTCGCATGGCCTGGCACTCGGCCGGCACCTATCGCACCGGCGACGGACGCGGCGGCGGTGGGGCCGGGCAGCAGCGGTTCGCGCCGCTGAACTCCTGGCCGGACAACGGCAACCTGGACAAGGCGCGGCGCCTGCTGTGGCCGATCAAGCAGAAATACGGGGCCAGCCTGTCCTGGGCGGACCTGATGATCCTGGCCGGCAATGTGGCCATCGAGTCGATGGGCGGGCCGGTCTTCGGCTTCGGCGGCGGCCGTGCCGACGTCTGGGAACCGGAAAAGGACGTCTACTGGGGCACCGAAGAGAAATGGGTCGGCGAGGAGGGCAATGAGACCCGCATCCAGCCCGACAAGGAAATGGTGCTGGAAGACCCGCTGGCCGCCATCCAGATGGGCCTCATCTATGTGAACCCCGAAGGTCCCGGCGGCGTGGCCGATGCCCTGCAGTCGGCGCGCGACATCCGCATCACCTTCGAGCGGATGGGCATGAACGACGTCGAGACGGCGGCGCTGACGGCCGGGGGCCATACCTTCGGCAAGGCCCACGGCGCGGGCGATGCCAAACTGGTCGGCGTCAGCCCCGAGGGCGCGGACATCGCCCAGCAGGGCCTGGGCTGGGTCTCGGGCCATGAGAGCGGCATCGGCGACCACACCATCACCTCGGGAATCGAGGGGGCCTGGACCCCCACGCCGATCACCTGGGACATGAGCTATTTCGACATGCTGCTGGACCACGACTATGAGCTGGTCCGCAGCCCGGCCGGGGCCAAGCAGTGGCAGCCGGTCGGCAATCCCGACGATACCCTGGCCCCCGCCGCCCACACGCCGGGCAAGCGGGTTCCGACCATGATGACGACCGCCGACATGGCGTTCAAATTCGACCCGGAATACCGCAAGGTCATGGAGGCCTTCCGCGCCGATCCGGCCTATTTCGCGGACCAGTTCGCCCGGGCCTGGTTCAAGCTGTGCCACCGCGACATGGGACCCAAGATCCGCTACCACGGCCCGGAAGTCCCGGCCGAGGATCTGATCTGGCAGGACCCGATTCCCGCCCACACCGGCCCCGAGCTGACCGAGGCGGATATCGCGGCGCTGAAAGGCCATATCGCCGCCTCTGGCCTGTCGGTCGCCGACCTGGTCCGCACGGCCTGGGCCTCGGCCTCCACCTGGCGCGGGTCGGACCACCGGGGCGGTGCCAATGGCGCGCGCATCCGGCTGGAGCCCCAGCGCAGCTGGGACGTCAACGAGCCTGAAAAGCTGGACCGGGTGCTCAAGGTCTATGAAGGCATCCAGGCCGCCAGCGGCCTGAACGTCTCCATCGCCGACCTGATCGTGCTGGGCGGATCGGTCGGGGTCGAACAGGCCATCAAGGCCGCCGGCCACGACATCGAAGTGCCCTTCACGCCCGGCCGCACCGACGCCAGCGCCGAACAGACCGACGCCGAAAGCTTCAAGGTGCTGGAGCCGCGCGCCGATGGCTTCCGCAACTATCTGCAGGTGCGGTTCAACGTCCCGACCGAGGAACTGCTGGTCGACCGGTCGCAGCTGCTGGGCCTGACCGCCCCGCAGATGACGGTGCTGGTCGGTGGCCTGCGGGTCCTGGGCATCAATCACAAGGACTCCAAGGACGGGGTCCTGACGAACCGTCCGGGCCAGCTGACCAACGACTTCTTCGTCAATCTGCTGGACATGGGCACGGCCTGGAAACAGGTCGACGGACACGGGGACGAAACCTTCGTCGGCACCGATCGCGACACCGGCGAGCACCGCTGGACCGCGACGCGCACCGATCTGGTGTTCGGTGCCAACTCGCAGCTGCGTGCCCTGGCCGAGGTCTATGCCAGCGCCGATGCAGGCGAGAAATTCGTGCGCGACTTCGTCAAGGCCTGGGTCCAGGTCATGGAGAATGACCGCTACGACCTGCCCAAGGCCCGTCTGCGGGCCCAGAAACTGGCCGCCTGA
- a CDS encoding YceI family protein has translation MRLIARSALMGGIALSLVAGGVIAQSAFTQNPAEVRAGNYTLDSAHGKITYKINHLGFSTYIGQFAGVEANLTLDPANPSASTLTATVPVAGHDNTSEGLKTHLQSADFFDAAQFPTITFVATSITVDSDDPTEADVVGNLTIKDVTRPVTLEVEFNQAGEQRGQYRVGFDGETTIKRSDFGMTYGLPAIGDEVELHIEGEFVAAQ, from the coding sequence ATGCGTCTCATCGCCCGATCCGCCCTCATGGGGGGAATTGCCCTGTCGCTCGTGGCCGGAGGCGTCATCGCCCAGTCCGCCTTTACGCAGAATCCCGCCGAGGTTCGCGCCGGCAACTACACGCTGGATTCGGCGCACGGAAAGATCACCTATAAAATCAATCATCTGGGCTTTTCGACCTACATCGGCCAGTTCGCAGGCGTCGAGGCGAACCTGACGCTCGATCCGGCCAATCCCTCGGCTTCGACCCTGACCGCGACCGTGCCCGTCGCCGGCCATGACAATACGTCCGAGGGTCTGAAGACCCACCTGCAATCGGCCGACTTCTTCGACGCGGCCCAGTTCCCGACCATCACCTTCGTGGCGACCTCGATCACCGTCGACAGCGACGACCCGACCGAAGCCGATGTGGTCGGCAACCTCACCATCAAGGACGTCACTCGCCCGGTGACCCTGGAGGTCGAGTTCAACCAGGCGGGCGAGCAGCGCGGCCAGTACCGCGTCGGCTTCGACGGCGAGACCACGATCAAGCGCTCCGACTTCGGCATGACCTATGGTCTGCCTGCCATCGGTGACGAGGTCGAACTGCACATCGAGGGTGAGTTCGTCGCGGCTCAGTAG
- a CDS encoding peptidase: MLVNDGLAMIADTRTNAGVDNISSYKKLHVTEVPGDRVIAIATAGNLSVTQMALSMVAKGVQMPGSDTVETLHTAPTMFRAAQLVGHALAQVRHDLLPSLEADSLKLSASMLMGGQVQGGKLRLYLIYAQGNFIECGADTPYLQIGELKYGKPILDRALRPETPMAEAVKLGLISFDSTIRSNIAVGPPFDMIVIPRDGLCGQQRRIEADDPYFRELGRRWSEALAEAHRAMPPPPWLQGRSPVTAVA; this comes from the coding sequence ATGCTGGTGAATGACGGTCTGGCGATGATTGCCGACACGCGCACCAATGCGGGCGTGGACAACATCTCGTCCTACAAAAAGCTGCATGTGACCGAGGTGCCGGGCGACCGGGTCATTGCCATCGCTACGGCCGGGAACCTGTCGGTCACCCAGATGGCGCTGTCGATGGTGGCCAAGGGCGTGCAGATGCCGGGCAGCGACACCGTCGAAACGCTGCATACCGCCCCCACCATGTTCCGCGCGGCGCAACTGGTCGGTCATGCGCTGGCCCAGGTGCGCCACGACCTGCTGCCCTCACTGGAAGCCGACAGCCTGAAACTCAGCGCCAGCATGCTGATGGGAGGCCAGGTCCAGGGCGGCAAGCTGCGGCTGTACCTGATCTACGCCCAGGGCAATTTCATCGAATGCGGGGCGGATACGCCGTATCTTCAGATCGGTGAGCTGAAATACGGCAAGCCCATCCTGGACCGCGCCCTGCGGCCCGAAACGCCCATGGCCGAGGCCGTCAAGCTGGGCCTGATCTCGTTCGATTCAACCATCCGGTCCAATATCGCGGTCGGGCCCCCGTTCGACATGATCGTCATCCCGCGCGACGGCCTTTGCGGTCAGCAGCGCCGGATCGAGGCCGACGACCCCTATTTCCGCGAGCTGGGACGCCGCTGGTCCGAGGCTCTGGCCGAAGCCCACCGCGCCATGCCACCCCCGCCCTGGCTGCAAGGCCGAAGCCCGGTGACGGCTGTCGCCTGA
- a CDS encoding DUF3617 domain-containing protein, whose translation MSKIASVIPDRLPRLLAFGAPLLAGAMMLAAPAASPQAQASRTEVLPGYWEYTTSAVGVRDTEQKCVRPSEINRFFGGLSTRRWSCTYPTRVVGGGNARFEGVCTDRRGRQVRVRLNGTYQPESFRFTGGAQLARGTPYLPASITARRLNAVCPANAEYF comes from the coding sequence ATGTCCAAGATTGCTTCTGTCATTCCTGACCGACTGCCGCGCCTGCTGGCGTTCGGCGCTCCGCTTCTGGCCGGGGCGATGATGCTGGCGGCACCCGCCGCCTCGCCCCAGGCGCAGGCGTCCCGGACCGAGGTCCTGCCTGGATACTGGGAATATACGACCAGCGCCGTCGGCGTGCGCGACACCGAACAGAAATGTGTGCGCCCCAGCGAGATCAACCGCTTCTTCGGTGGGCTGTCGACGCGGCGGTGGTCCTGCACCTATCCGACGCGGGTCGTCGGTGGGGGCAATGCCCGGTTCGAGGGCGTCTGCACCGACCGGCGGGGTCGCCAGGTGCGTGTCCGTCTGAACGGCACCTATCAGCCCGAGAGCTTCCGCTTCACCGGCGGGGCCCAGCTCGCGCGCGGCACGCCCTATCTGCCGGCCAGCATCACGGCGCGGCGATTGAACGCGGTGTGTCCTGCCAACGCCGAGTATTTCTGA
- a CDS encoding M1 family metallopeptidase: MASPLRLVLMAASAMTVALTAAEATQAQTTGGRTSTEWTLDTGHPRTPEQLAMRFDVADLSIKVMPQTRTIEGVATLTFTAEAPLDRLVVELDTVFDVASVSVDGVEVPAGTWTNPEGRMTIPLARPLAAEETTRLRIAYSGAPRVAVNAPWDGGFVWSRAPGGKPWIATAVQGDGCDLFWPCIDHPMSEPGRVDLHITVPSDLSAPSNGRFLGKQDHGDGWTTWNWTARDPNNYAIALTVGPYVELTGTYESRFGNTIPLHFWHLDSADPARAAGLFAEFSQQLEFYERVIGPFPFADEKMGVVETPHLGMEHQTINAYGNGYKKDDTGYDWLLHHELAHEWFGNQMTNVSWDDMWLHEGFGTYMQPLYTRYLNGERNFQATMNEQRTALVNRYPVVSGRPLTEEQVYEGDVGPGNDIYYKGSQILHTLRLLIGDAAFYEATRRLVYGRPDPQPGNFEPRFATTQDFVTIVEQVTGREMSWFFDAYLYQAALPDLKTTRQGDVLALEWVTGNGGPFPMPIEVEVDGQVTTLAMTDNRGTLSVPADAHVLIDPMNKVLRRLDAVDAYNAWVEEQRARARR; the protein is encoded by the coding sequence ATGGCGTCTCCCCTTCGTCTCGTCCTGATGGCGGCCAGCGCCATGACGGTTGCCCTGACGGCGGCCGAGGCGACGCAGGCCCAGACGACCGGTGGACGGACCTCTACCGAATGGACCCTGGACACCGGCCATCCGCGCACGCCCGAGCAGCTGGCCATGCGGTTCGATGTGGCGGATCTGTCGATCAAGGTCATGCCGCAGACCCGCACGATCGAAGGTGTGGCGACCCTGACCTTCACCGCCGAGGCTCCTTTGGACCGGCTGGTGGTCGAGCTGGACACCGTCTTCGACGTGGCCTCCGTGTCGGTCGATGGCGTCGAAGTGCCCGCCGGGACCTGGACCAATCCCGAGGGCCGGATGACCATCCCCCTGGCCCGGCCGCTGGCAGCAGAAGAAACGACCCGGCTGCGCATCGCCTATTCGGGGGCCCCGCGCGTCGCCGTGAACGCCCCGTGGGACGGCGGCTTCGTCTGGTCCCGCGCGCCAGGAGGAAAGCCCTGGATCGCCACGGCGGTCCAGGGCGATGGCTGCGACCTGTTCTGGCCCTGTATCGACCATCCCATGTCCGAGCCTGGACGGGTCGATCTGCACATCACCGTGCCCTCGGACCTTTCGGCGCCGTCCAACGGCCGGTTCCTGGGCAAGCAGGATCACGGCGACGGCTGGACGACCTGGAACTGGACCGCGCGCGATCCGAACAACTATGCCATCGCCCTGACCGTCGGCCCCTATGTCGAGCTGACCGGCACCTATGAGAGCCGGTTCGGCAACACCATCCCCCTGCATTTCTGGCATTTGGACAGCGCCGATCCGGCCCGTGCCGCCGGTCTGTTCGCCGAGTTCAGCCAGCAGCTGGAATTCTATGAGCGGGTCATCGGCCCCTTCCCCTTTGCCGACGAGAAGATGGGGGTCGTCGAGACGCCGCACCTGGGCATGGAGCACCAGACGATCAACGCCTATGGCAACGGCTACAAGAAGGACGACACCGGCTACGACTGGCTGCTGCACCATGAGCTGGCGCACGAATGGTTCGGCAACCAGATGACCAATGTCTCCTGGGACGACATGTGGCTGCACGAAGGGTTCGGCACCTATATGCAGCCGCTCTACACGCGCTACCTGAACGGCGAGCGGAACTTTCAGGCGACGATGAATGAACAGCGGACGGCCCTGGTCAACCGCTACCCCGTCGTCTCCGGTCGTCCCCTGACCGAGGAGCAGGTCTATGAAGGAGACGTCGGGCCCGGAAACGACATCTATTACAAGGGCTCGCAGATCCTGCACACGCTGCGGCTGCTGATCGGGGACGCCGCCTTCTATGAGGCGACGCGGCGGCTGGTCTATGGACGGCCCGACCCCCAGCCGGGCAATTTCGAGCCGCGCTTTGCCACGACCCAGGATTTCGTCACCATCGTGGAGCAGGTGACGGGGCGGGAAATGAGCTGGTTCTTCGACGCCTATCTATATCAGGCGGCCCTGCCGGACCTGAAGACGACGCGGCAAGGGGATGTGCTGGCGCTGGAATGGGTGACGGGCAATGGCGGTCCCTTCCCCATGCCGATCGAGGTCGAAGTCGACGGCCAGGTCACGACGCTCGCCATGACCGATAACCGCGGCACCCTGTCCGTCCCGGCGGATGCGCATGTCCTGATCGACCCGATGAACAAGGTGCTGCGCCGCCTGGACGCCGTTGACGCCTATAACGCCTGGGTCGAGGAACAGCGCGCCCGCGCGCGGCGCTGA
- the rpmB gene encoding 50S ribosomal protein L28, with protein sequence MSRRCELTGIGPMVGHSVSHSNIKTKRRFLPSLKTVKVASEALGQTYSLRISNAALRTLDYKGGLDAFIVKARDEQLSVAAQRIKRQVKAKLAEQAAAA encoded by the coding sequence ATGTCGCGTCGCTGCGAACTCACCGGGATCGGCCCCATGGTCGGCCACAGCGTGAGCCACTCGAACATCAAGACCAAGCGCCGCTTCCTGCCGTCGCTGAAGACGGTCAAGGTGGCGTCTGAGGCCCTGGGCCAGACCTATTCGCTGCGGATTTCCAACGCCGCGCTGCGCACCCTCGACTACAAGGGCGGCCTGGACGCCTTTATCGTCAAGGCTCGTGACGAGCAGCTGTCGGTCGCCGCCCAGCGCATCAAGCGTCAGGTCAAGGCCAAGCTGGCCGAACAGGCCGCTGCCGCCTGA
- a CDS encoding transglutaminase-like domain-containing protein translates to MKLRVRSDLVYQFGPETDAIFQIQAAHWPGQSMLDERIVTTPPVVFKEDVSPFGYRTLRARLTGEVALTYEATVDNGTLIGLPPGASQHDWTDLPAEALTFLWPSRYCPSDQFGRFVERQFGASRGGERVLAILDWISEHIDYTHGVSNAGTTAVHTFIDRAGVCRDFTHLGVTLCRASGIPARAVSAYSFGLNPPDFHAVFEVFLSDGWWLVDPTRLAKIQGLVRIACGRDAADIAFLSTGGACQMVRQKVTVAEV, encoded by the coding sequence TTGAAACTCCGCGTCCGCAGCGACCTCGTCTATCAATTCGGTCCCGAGACCGATGCCATCTTCCAGATCCAGGCCGCGCACTGGCCGGGACAGTCGATGCTGGACGAGCGGATCGTCACCACCCCGCCGGTGGTCTTCAAGGAAGACGTCAGCCCGTTCGGCTATCGCACCTTGCGCGCGCGTCTGACGGGAGAGGTAGCCCTGACCTATGAGGCGACGGTCGACAACGGCACCTTGATCGGCCTGCCGCCGGGGGCCTCTCAACATGACTGGACCGACCTGCCGGCCGAGGCCCTGACCTTCCTGTGGCCCAGCCGCTATTGCCCCTCGGATCAGTTCGGCCGGTTCGTCGAGCGCCAGTTCGGCGCCAGCCGCGGGGGAGAGCGGGTCCTGGCCATCCTGGACTGGATCAGCGAGCACATCGACTATACCCACGGCGTGTCGAATGCCGGGACGACCGCTGTTCATACCTTCATCGACCGGGCCGGTGTCTGCCGCGATTTCACGCATCTGGGCGTCACCCTCTGCCGGGCCTCAGGAATCCCTGCCCGTGCGGTGAGCGCCTATTCCTTCGGCCTCAATCCGCCGGATTTCCACGCCGTGTTCGAGGTCTTCCTGTCCGACGGCTGGTGGCTGGTCGATCCGACCCGGCTGGCAAAAATCCAGGGACTGGTCCGCATTGCCTGTGGACGCGACGCAGCCGACATCGCCTTCCTGTCGACGGGCGGAGCCTGCCAGATGGTGCGCCAGAAGGTGACGGTCGCCGAGGTCTGA
- a CDS encoding RNA-binding S4 domain-containing protein, whose protein sequence is MLEACRIDVWLWRARFAKTRSLAASMVEAGRVRLTHHGTQVRLDKASRSVHPGDDLVFAVGERVVAIRVVALGERRGPPAEARALYAPLDEA, encoded by the coding sequence ATGCTTGAGGCCTGCCGTATCGACGTTTGGCTGTGGCGGGCGCGGTTCGCCAAGACGCGGTCCCTGGCGGCCAGCATGGTCGAGGCCGGGCGGGTCCGGCTGACCCACCACGGCACTCAGGTGCGGCTGGACAAGGCCAGCCGCTCGGTTCACCCGGGCGACGATCTGGTGTTCGCAGTGGGCGAGCGGGTCGTCGCGATCCGGGTCGTCGCCCTGGGCGAGCGGCGCGGCCCTCCGGCAGAGGCCCGCGCCCTGTATGCGCCACTGGACGAGGCTTAA
- a CDS encoding transglutaminase family protein produces the protein MRIRIDHATRYDYAHPARFIIQSLRLTPRSTDGQQVRDWRIETDVDARLRRSEDGFGNIVHNLYTESPAAALTIRVTGEVVTADTGGVLRGVRERLSPLVFLRETPLTQADEALRDFAVAAAGQGTSLDRLHRLMGAIGERVMFEIGATDSSHTAARAFALGRGVCQDHAQIFIACARLIGVPARYVSGHLWRSDGQENQDAGHAWAEAYVENLGWVGFDPANGVSPTEAYVRIATGPDYLGAAPIRGTSYGGGRESLSVRLVVRRMQQTQQQQQRMGWS, from the coding sequence GTGCGCATCCGGATCGATCACGCCACGCGATACGACTATGCCCATCCGGCACGGTTCATCATTCAGTCGCTGCGGCTGACGCCGCGCTCGACCGACGGACAACAGGTCCGCGACTGGCGCATAGAGACCGATGTGGACGCCCGGCTGCGTCGATCCGAGGACGGCTTCGGCAATATCGTCCATAATCTTTATACGGAATCGCCCGCCGCTGCCCTGACCATTCGGGTGACGGGCGAGGTCGTCACCGCCGATACGGGCGGGGTCCTGCGCGGGGTTCGAGAGCGGCTTTCGCCTCTGGTCTTCCTGCGCGAAACGCCCCTGACCCAGGCCGACGAGGCCCTGCGTGACTTTGCCGTCGCCGCAGCGGGCCAGGGGACATCTCTGGACCGGCTGCACCGGTTGATGGGCGCGATCGGCGAGCGGGTCATGTTCGAGATCGGTGCCACCGATTCCAGCCACACGGCGGCCAGGGCCTTTGCCCTGGGACGGGGCGTCTGCCAGGACCATGCCCAGATCTTCATCGCCTGCGCCCGTCTGATCGGCGTCCCGGCGCGCTATGTCTCGGGGCACCTGTGGCGATCGGACGGTCAGGAAAACCAGGACGCCGGACATGCCTGGGCCGAAGCCTATGTCGAGAATCTGGGTTGGGTCGGCTTCGATCCGGCCAATGGCGTCTCTCCGACCGAGGCCTATGTCCGTATCGCGACGGGGCCGGACTATCTGGGTGCCGCTCCGATCAGGGGCACCAGCTATGGCGGCGGCCGCGAGAGTCTGTCGGTCCGGCTTGTCGTGCGCCGAATGCAACAGACTCAGCAGCAACAGCAGAGAATGGGATGGTCGTGA
- the fdxA gene encoding ferredoxin FdxA: protein MTYIVTDACVKCKFMDCVEVCPVDCFYEGENFLVIAPDECIDCGVCEPECPVDAIKPDTEDEPDGKWLRVNADYAKVWPNITVKGTPPADAEAFERETGKFEKYFSEKPGKGS from the coding sequence ATGACCTACATCGTCACCGACGCCTGCGTGAAATGTAAGTTTATGGACTGCGTCGAGGTCTGCCCCGTCGACTGCTTCTATGAGGGCGAGAACTTCCTGGTCATCGCACCGGACGAATGCATCGACTGCGGCGTGTGCGAGCCCGAGTGCCCGGTCGACGCCATCAAGCCCGACACCGAAGACGAGCCGGACGGCAAATGGCTCCGGGTCAATGCCGACTATGCGAAGGTATGGCCCAACATCACGGTCAAGGGCACACCGCCCGCCGACGCCGAGGCCTTCGAGCGCGAGACCGGAAAATTCGAGAAATACTTCTCGGAGAAGCCCGGCAAGGGTTCCTGA
- a CDS encoding acyltransferase family protein — protein sequence MAETQVGANADADGSHRRGVVGLDIIRFAAAFMVMVYHLAYLSWAKSDSTSGLLIDGLRFEAAAPVTAFGWVGVEIFFVLSGLVIAYSADGSSPFSFARSRLVRLYPGAWICASISACALAVAGLYGLNELVVRYVRTMILIPTGPWVDGVYWTLGVEMAFYAVVLVTLCANGFRSAHRLFYALAAISAAYWVAWLVWPQAVEGVPTLISRLGLFEHGVFFAIGGMMWMWVRRGVLTPVHAAMLVVAVLAGLIEIYRVGLERQVYEMASPPFVAMAVWLVSITLMIGSLRYNDLIWTPRRADLSRAIGLATYPLYLLHSVVGALLMQALAPWPVAALMAGMIGVTLLSFAICLAPEKSLQKAFRRLVDLLGARIQGLSPAMFRRTDRFLVPPAG from the coding sequence ATGGCTGAGACGCAGGTGGGTGCGAACGCGGATGCCGACGGCAGCCATCGCAGAGGCGTGGTGGGCCTGGATATTATCCGTTTCGCCGCCGCCTTCATGGTCATGGTCTATCACCTGGCCTATCTCAGCTGGGCCAAGTCCGATTCCACGTCCGGCCTCCTGATTGACGGGCTCCGGTTCGAGGCCGCAGCGCCGGTAACGGCATTCGGCTGGGTCGGCGTCGAGATTTTCTTTGTGCTCTCTGGTCTCGTCATCGCCTATTCGGCGGACGGATCGAGCCCATTCTCCTTTGCAAGATCACGGTTGGTGCGCCTTTATCCGGGCGCTTGGATCTGCGCCTCCATCAGCGCCTGTGCCCTTGCTGTTGCGGGCCTCTATGGGTTGAACGAGCTGGTGGTCCGCTATGTTCGGACGATGATCTTGATACCGACGGGACCGTGGGTGGATGGCGTCTACTGGACGCTCGGGGTCGAGATGGCGTTTTACGCCGTAGTTCTCGTGACGCTCTGTGCCAACGGGTTTCGATCGGCGCACCGGCTCTTCTATGCTCTAGCCGCTATCAGCGCTGCGTACTGGGTCGCGTGGCTGGTCTGGCCGCAGGCCGTCGAGGGCGTGCCCACGCTGATCAGCCGGCTTGGTCTTTTCGAGCACGGCGTGTTCTTCGCGATCGGCGGGATGATGTGGATGTGGGTCCGTCGCGGTGTCCTGACACCGGTTCATGCCGCCATGTTGGTCGTGGCGGTACTGGCAGGGCTGATCGAAATCTACAGGGTCGGCCTGGAGCGTCAGGTGTATGAAATGGCGTCTCCGCCCTTCGTCGCCATGGCCGTCTGGCTTGTCTCGATCACCCTGATGATCGGGTCCCTGCGTTATAATGATCTGATCTGGACACCTCGGCGTGCTGATCTGAGCCGGGCCATCGGGCTGGCGACCTATCCGCTTTATCTGCTGCATTCGGTCGTCGGAGCCTTGCTGATGCAGGCCTTGGCTCCCTGGCCCGTTGCGGCGCTCATGGCCGGCATGATCGGTGTCACCCTGCTCTCCTTTGCGATCTGTCTGGCTCCTGAGAAGAGTCTCCAAAAAGCATTTCGACGGCTGGTCGACCTGTTGGGAGCCAGAATTCAGGGCCTTTCGCCGGCGATGTTTCGCCGAACGGACCGGTTTCTGGTGCCGCCCGCAGGGTAG